CCTCAATATTCCCTGAACTCAGGGGGATCATTTCTGACTTTAAGCTTGAGGATGCACAGAGAATTAAAGATATTGAAAAGACAACCAACCATGATGTCAAGGCTGTTGAATATTTCCTTAAAGAAAAATTTGAACAGTTAAAACTTGAACAATATAAGGAATTCATTCATTTTGGACTAACTTCGCAGGACATCAACAATACGGCAACTCCAAGGCTTTTAAAAGATGCTGTGGAACAGGTTTATTACCCGGCCCTGAATGAATTAAGAGACGTTATCCTTAGTTTGGCCTCAGAAGCAAAA
The sequence above is a segment of the Bacteroidota bacterium genome. Coding sequences within it:
- a CDS encoding lyase family protein, translated to MYELNSLTAISPVDGRYRNKTAELAEYFSEFALIKYRVKIEVEYFIALCQLPLPQLKDVDSSIFPELRGIISDFKLEDAQRIKDIEKTTNHDVKAVEYFLKEKFEQLKLEQYKEFIHFGLTSQDINNTATPRLLKDAVEQVYYPALNELRDVILSLASEAK